From the Candidatus Palauibacter australiensis genome, the window ATCCGCCGGCTCGTCCTGGCGGGCGCCTCCTCTGAGGAGATCGAGCGCTGCGCCGTCAGGGAGGGGATGATCACCCTGCGGCAGGACGGGTTCGCCAAGGCGAAAAGGGGGATCGCGACGCTCGAAGACGTGCTCAGGGAGACGCCGGCGTAGGCCGGGCCGGATGGACGCACGTCTGGTTGAACTGCTGAGCGAGATGGTCGAACGGGGAGCGTCCGACCTGCACCTTACGGCGGGTGAACGCCCGAAGCTGCGGATCGACGGCAACCTCACGAACAGTCGCGCGGAGGGCGCGCTGGATCCGGAGGATACCGAGGCTCTGGGCCGTTCGATGCTCTCGGAGGAACAACGCGAGCGCTTCGCGGGCGAGTCGGACTTCGATTTCGGTTTCGCGATCCCCGGCCTCTCCCGCTTTCGCGCGAACCTGTTCCGGCAGCGAGGGAGCGTGGCGTGCGCCATCCGCCGCGTGCCGGTCGAGATCCCGAGCCTGCGCCAACTCGGCGTACCGTCGATCATCGGTCGGCTGGCGGACAAGCCGCGCGGGCTCGTGCTGGTGACGGGGCCCACCGGCTCGGGCAAATCGACGACGCTGGCGGCGATGGTGGACCGCATCAACGCGGCTCGCGCGGGCCACATCGTGACGATCGAGGATCCGATCGAATTCGTACATTCGCACAAGCGCTGCATCGTGAACCAGCGCGAGATCGGGCAGGACACGCCCGACTTCGCCAGCGCGCTGCGCTACGCCCTGCGCCAGGACCCGGACGTGATTCTCATTGGAGAGTTGCGGGATCCCGAGACGATTCAAGCCGCGCTCACGGTCGCGGAGACGGGGCACCTGGCGCTCGGGACGCTGCATACGCGTTCCGCGGCGGAATCCATCCACCGGATCATCGATGCCTTCCCCTCCCACCGGCAGGAGCAGGTGCGCGCACAGTTTGCCCACGTATTCGAGGGCGTCATCACGCAGACGCTCCTTCGCCGCGCCCAGGGCGGCGGACGTGTCGTCGCCTGCGAGATCCTGGTCGCGACGCCTGCCGTCCGCGCTTTGATCCGCGAGGCGAAGGTCCATCAGATCCACTCCGCGATGCAGGCCGCGCGCAGGTTCGGCATGCGGACGCTCAACGATGCGCTCCACCGGCTCTATGTCCGGCGGCAGGTGGACTTCGAGGAATGTCTTCGGATCACCTCCGATCCCGCCGAGTTCCGTCGCATGGCGAGGACGTCCGCGCCCGATGGATCCGCGCGGTGAACGGCGTTGACGCGACGTACGTGAGGAGAGCGGTAGCGACCGGCCGCCGGCGATGGCGCGGGGTGGATGATGTGGGGGCTGGCGGTCGGTCCACCTCTCTCCCGGCCGGGAGCCCGTGAGGTCCGCCGCGGCGAACCTGGTCCGGCGCGCGAGGCGCCGAATCGTCGCACCGGCGGCACGGGTGAAAACGCGTGATCTCGTACTCTTCACGCGGCAATTCTCCGTGATGATCAGCGCCGGGTTGCCGCTCACCCGGACACTGGAGACCCTCGCGCTCCAGGCGGAGAACTCCGCGCTTCGGCAGGTGGCCCGCGACACGCTTCGCGATGTGGAGGCTGGAAACACCCTCGCCGGCGCGCTCGGCAGGCACCCCCGCATTTTCGCCCAGCTCTACGTGAACATGGTCCATGCGGGCGAATCCGGGAGCAGGCTGGACGGGATTCTCGAGCGCCTCGCCACCTTCCTGGAAAAGAGTGAACAGATCCGTCGAAAAGTGAGGGGCGCCATGCTCTATCCGGCCGTCGTTCTCGCGGTGGCCATCGCGGTCGTTGCGACGCTCCTTCTCTTCGTGATCCCGACCTTCGAGACGGTCTTCGCGAGCTTCAATGCGACGCTCCCTCTCCCGACACGCGTGGTCATCGGCCTTTCCGGGATCGTCCAGAGCTGGTGGTGGGCGCTGCTCGCCGCGGCGGGCGGCGCGGCATTGATCCTGCGCCGCTGGGTCGCCACGGACGCGGGCCGGCTGCATGTCGACCGTATGCTGCTGCAACTGCCGGTTCTCGGCCCGCTGATTCGGAAGGCCGCGGTGTCCCGCGTCACGCGGACCCTGGGAACGCTGCTCTCGTCGGGCGTTCCGATTCTCGAGGGGCTCGAGATCACGGCGCGGACCGCGGGGAACCGCGTGATCGAGGATGCGATACAGGCGAGTCGCGTCGCGATCCGGCGGGGTGACTCCATCGCGCGGCCCCTGCGCGAAACCCGGGCCTTCCCGCCCATGGTGGCCCGAATGATCCACGTCGGAGAAGAAACCGGAGATCTCGACGGGATGCTGTCCCGGATCGCCGACTTCTACGATGACGAAGTCGATGCCGGCGCCGAGAGTCTGCTGAGGATACTGGAGCCCGTTCTGATCGTGATCCTCGGGGGTCTCGTCGGCGGGATGATCATCGCCATGTACCTCCCCATCTTCGAACTCATCAACGCGATCCAGTGACGCGGCCGGCGATCTCGCGGGCGGCGGCTGCTCGCGGCTTGCGGGGTTCCCGCTCGTTCCTCTTCTTGCCGCATGTCCCCGAATACAAACGACGAAGACGCGATCCGCCGCGGGAGAGCTCCCTGCGTGCGGGACCTCCTGGGCCAGTCGGTCGATGCCGCCTTTGAGCGGTACGGACGCGCGGTGGCGGATCGGCGGTCCGGTGGCGACCGGTGGCTGCGCTTCGAGGCTCCGAACTGGACGTTGCGTCTGCGGATCAGGCCGGACCGGGTCGGTGGTCCGGCACTCGTCCGGTCGTGGACGGCCGCCTTCGCGGAGGGGTTCGATACCGTGCCGGAGGCGTTGCGCGCGCTCGGGTTGCCGCGTCCCGAGCCATCGGTCGGAACGGACGATATCCGTCGACCGTTGCGTGACGGTGCCGGACGGGTGCATTCGCTGACCCTGTCGGTCCGGCGTGGCCGAATCCATGCCGCCACCGGCTTCGATGAACCGCCGGACTGGGGCGTTGAGACCCCGTTGCTGGACGGTCCCTAAACTTGGGGTAACCGTCCGCGGTCGCCGGCGCTCCGCCGGAACCGCGGCCCGCGCAGCCCCACCGGAGGTGCTGCCGAAGATCCAACCCGGGCGGAAGTGAGGAGAGGGATGAGAAGAACGACGAGGAGTGGCGCAGAGGGGTTCACGCTGATCGAACTGCTGATCGTGGTCGTGATCATCGGCATTCTCGCGGCGATCGCGATTCCGCAGTTCACGAGTACGAAGGAAAAGGCGTTCGATGCCGCCGCGCAGAGCGACATTCGCAACATGATGACGGCCGAGGAGGCGCACTTCTTCACCAGCCAGGCGTATGCCGCGGTCAGCGTGGCCGCCGGCGGAGGGGCGGACCTGGATGGCGATGGGACTCGCGATTTCCAGGCCAGCACGAACATCGCGCTGACGGTGACGGCCTATACGGACGGCTACAAGATCACGGCGAAACACGCGTCCTCGCCGAACACCTGGTGCGTCAATTCGTCCTCCGGGAACGCCGATGAAGCCGTCGGACAGATCGTCGAGGGCACGGATTGCTAGCCCGGACGCCGGCCGTTGATGCGCCGTTGACGCGGGGGACGATGCTTACGGAGAGAATCGGAAACTCATTCGAGGAAGGGAGCACCCCGTGCAGCATGGCGGAACAGGGCGGAGCGGGTTCAGTCTGGTGGAGGTCGCGGTCGCGCTGGCGATCGCCGGATTGGCCGCGACCTTCATCGTCTCCCGCCAGCCCCTCGATCGCTTCAGCCTGACGCGAGCCGCCCGGGTCGCGGAGTCGCAGCTCACGCTGGCCCGCCTCCACGCCGTGGCGACTCATGCGCCGACTACGGTGACGCTCACGGGGACCCGGCTCGAAGTATCGGTGAGTGGAGGGTCGTTGCTGTCTCGCGTCGACCTCGGGGGCCGCGCCCTCGGCCGGATCGATTCGGTCCGCCTGCGGCCCTCCACTCTCCGATTCAACGCCCGGGGTCACGGATCCCCCGGTAACGTCTACCTGTATCGCGGCGAGCGCGGCATTCGGCTTGTCTCGAACTTCGTAGGCCGGGTTCGCGCGGAACCTCTTCAACATTGAAGACCACGGGCTTCAGTCTGATCGAGGTCCTGCTGGCCATCGTCGTGACGTCCGTCGGGATCCTTGGAGCGGCGGCCGTAGTGCTCGGGATCGGTTCGCAGGCGCTCCGGGCGGGGTGGGCGACGGAGCACACGCTCGCGGGTCGAAACGCCGTGGAGTCGCTCGTCCGGGCCGGACACGCCGCGGCGACCTCCCACGCGAGTACCGTCGATGTCGGTGGACGTCGCTTCGACGTCTCGCACGACGTGACCCACCCCTCGCCGCGGCTCAAGCACGCCCGCGTGACCGTGTCCCTGCCGCCGGCCCCGATGGCCGAATTCGAGGTCGTTCTCGCGCGGCTCCGCCCGCTGCCCGCTGCGCCATGAGCGCTCCGCGCCGCCCCGTGCCGCCGCGCAGTCAGGGAGGGTTCACACTCGCCGAGATGCTCGTGGCGCTGACAGGCGCCGGCCTGCTCATCGGCTTGCTCATCGGCCTGTTGGGGAGTCAGAGCGCCTTCCATCTGCGTAATGAGGACGCGATCCAGGCCTCGCAGATCACGCGCGCTCTGTCCGACGGGCTGGGAGCGGAGATCCGCGCCGCCGGGCCGGGCGATCTGCTCCTCGCGACGCCCGACACGGTGTCCATCCGGGTCGACGTGTTGAGGGCGATCGTTTGCGGCACGGGGAACGGTTCGATCGACCTCTTCGTGTACGATTCCATCGCCCCGAACCCTCAGTCCGGGTGGCGCGGCACGGCGACTTCCGGACCGTACGCGGCGACCTGGAGCTACGCGGACGGATTCACGCCCGTCTTCGGCGTCTCGGCGGCGGCGGAGACCGCTTGCCGGGCAGCCGGAGCGGATGGTGCGAATCGGATGTCGACCCGGTGGTTCCGCCGCGCCACCGGATGGAGCGGAGGCCCCGCCCCAATGCCCGTGCCCGGCTCGCTCGCTCGCGTCTACGGGCGGCTCACCTACGCCATCCACCGACCCGATTCCGGATCGGGAACCGTGTCCATCCGGCGCAACGGCCAGGAGTTCGTGTCCCCGCTCGAGCCCGGCGCGGCGTTCGAGTACCGGTTGTCGAGTGGCGTGACGCAGGCCCGCGTAGCGACCGGGGATCTCTCCCGCGTGCGCGAAGTCCGGCTGGCCGGTAAGGCCACCGGCCGAAACGGGCGTGCGGCGGGTCGGCGAGTCGTCTACGCGATGTCGCTCCGCAACTAGACATGAAGGGATTCGGATTGCGGCGCCGGAAAGCGACCGTCGGAGTCGATATCGGCAGCGGCTTCAATAAGGCCGCGGTGATCGAGCATCGCGAGCACAGGCCGCGCCTGACCGCGCTCGCGACCGCTCCGAACGAGCCGGCCGCCGTTCGCGGCGGGACGATCCGGGAGCCGGAACGTGTGGCCGACACGCTCTCCTCGATGTTCAGGCGGGCGCGAATCAAGCCGCGCGATGTCGTCATCGGCATCGGCGGGCGCGATGTCCTCAGCAAGGTGATCGAGATCGACCGGATGGATGAAGCGGAGGCCCGCGCCGTGATGCCGTGGGAAGCGGAGCAGCACGTCCCCTTCGACATGAAGAACGTGGAACTGGACTTCGCGATCATCGATCCGCACGGCGATGGCTCGACGATGACCGTGCTGCTGGCGGCGGCGAAGCGCGACGTCGTCGAGGCGCGGGTCGCACTCCTGCGGCGAGCGGACCTCAACCCCACGGCCGTCGACGTGGAAGCCCTGGCCCTTCGCAACGCGTTCGAGGCGAACTATCCGGGCGCCATGAAGGATGTGACCGTGTTGGTCGACATCGGGGATCATTCCACCGCCATACACCTGCTCCGAAACGGACTCCCCCTGCTGACCCGGGAACTGGCGATCGGCACCCCGGCCGCCGACGAACTGGACGAGTGCGCCCTCCGGATCGCGCGCGGCATCGACCGGGCGGGGGCGTTCGTAGAGACGGGACCGGGGATCGCGCGCGCGTACCTGTGCGGGGGAGGGGCCACGGCGTCCGGACTGGTCGAGATCCTCGCAGAGACAACCGGCGTCGAAACGCGCCTCGCGAGTGCATTCGAACGCATCGAGGTCGCGCCGGACGTCGCGGACCGGACCGATCTGGACTCGGTGGCGCCGCTGCTCATGCTCTCAGTCGGGCTGGCTCTGCGGCCCCCGGTCCGGGGTGGCTGAGCGTGGAAGCGCGGGTACCGTCGTGATCGAGATCAACCTTCTGCCCGAATCTCAGCGCGCGCGGCAAGGGCTTCCGACCGACGGGAGCGCCGCGGGCGGTCTCCGCATCGACGTTTGGGGTGTCGCGCTGCTGATTTCGGCGTTGACGATCCCGCCGGGCGCGGCCGCGCTGTGGTGGTTGCAACGGACCGAAGCCGTCGAGCTCGGGGCGCGTCTTGAAGCGGTCGTGGCGGACTCGGCGCGGCTCGCCGAACTCCGGGCCGCAAGCGACAGTCTGACCGAAAGGTCTCGCGAGATCCGCGAGCGCGTCGCGCTGGTCGAACAGCTGGACCGCGACCGTTTCGCGTGGCCGCACCTGATGGACGAAATCAGCCGCGCGCTCCCGCCCCCGGCCTGGCTGACTTCTCTGCGTCAACTGTCGGCGCCGCCCGACCTTGCCGTCGAACTCCAGGGGGTTGCGGGCAGTCCGCTCGCGATCACGGAGTTCGTCCGTGGCCTGGGGATGTCGGACTACATCGCCGATGTGAAGATCATCGGAAGCCAGTTGCAGGGGTCCGATCCCGATCAGGGCGCTCGGCAGGCCTTCACCCTCGTTCTTCGGTTTGACCATGCCCCCGCCGTGTGGCGGGTCGAGCCCACCTGACCGTGCTTCCCAGGGATCCCCGCGCGCAGTACCGGGTGCTCGGGCTCGTGCTCCTGCTGGGCTGCGCGGCGGCCTTCCAGCTGCGCTTCTGGAACCCGCGCAAGGCAGAACTGGCCGCGTTGGCGGAACGGGTCGAACGGGCAGAGCGGGCCAACGCCCTCGCCGGGCCGGGTGACGGCAACCTGGATGCGATCCGCCAGGAGCTCCTGCTCGGTGAAAGGCAACTCGCAGAACTGCAACGGCTTGTTCCGAGAGAGGGTGAAGTCGCGGCCATCTATGAGGCCATCGCGGCCGAGACACAGTCGCTCGGTCTCGAACTCGTCCACGCCCTGCCCGCCGATCCCATGGCCGACTCCACCGGGTACTTCGTGCGGCAACGGTGGACGCTTCAGGTCGAGGGGGCCTACCACGATGTCGGCACGCTGCTGACGCGAATCGCCGGCTTCGCCCGCCTCGTACGGCCCGAGGTCCACGAAATCGTACCCTCCCGGATCGCCGACTCGGGGCGGCAACTCGTTCACGCCCGCTTCGGCCTTGAGACCTTCGTGCTTCCGCCCGAGGACAGCGCTTCCCCGGAGGCAAGATGAATCGCCTGATTCCAGTTGTGGTGCTCGCCGCGACGTGCGGGACCGGGTCATGGGAGGTCGCGGCACAGATCCGGCCGCCGATCTACGAGCGCGAGGTCTTCACCTACCCCGCCTTCGACCGACGCGACCCGTTCCAGCCGCTTCACCTCGACACCCGGGCGGGGCCCCGTTTCGGCGACCTGGCACTGGTCGGCGTGCTTTATACCCCCCAGCTCGGCAGCGTGGCGATTCTGACCGATCGAACGACCGGCCGGCGATACCGCGCCCGCGAACGCGACAACATCGGCGCGGCCCGCGTCGTACAAATCCGTACGGAGGAGGTGGATTTCGTGATCACGAGCTTCGGGGTCAGCCGTCGCGAGACGTTGCGCGTACGGCGCGAACGGGGGATGGGAACATGATCTCGCGGATCATTCTTCCCTTCGCCATGGCGGTCGCCGCGGGGCCCGCGGCCGAAATGCGGGAAGTGAGGATCGCGTCAGCGGGGACGGACACCGAGATCACGGTGGTCGTCGGCGGACCGGCCACACACCGCCACATGATGCTCACCAATCCTCCGCGGCTGCTCCTGGACATAAGGGGAGCGAACCTGGGACTGGCGCACCGCCGCTACGACCGGATCGACCGCGGCGGAGTTCTCGGCATGCGCTCAACCCAGTTCCGGCCGGAGACGGTGCGACTCGTATTCGACCTCGATCGGGAAGTCG encodes:
- a CDS encoding PilN domain-containing protein; this translates as MIEINLLPESQRARQGLPTDGSAAGGLRIDVWGVALLISALTIPPGAAALWWLQRTEAVELGARLEAVVADSARLAELRAASDSLTERSREIRERVALVEQLDRDRFAWPHLMDEISRALPPPAWLTSLRQLSAPPDLAVELQGVAGSPLAITEFVRGLGMSDYIADVKIIGSQLQGSDPDQGARQAFTLVLRFDHAPAVWRVEPT
- the pilO gene encoding type 4a pilus biogenesis protein PilO, which produces MLPRDPRAQYRVLGLVLLLGCAAAFQLRFWNPRKAELAALAERVERAERANALAGPGDGNLDAIRQELLLGERQLAELQRLVPREGEVAAIYEAIAAETQSLGLELVHALPADPMADSTGYFVRQRWTLQVEGAYHDVGTLLTRIAGFARLVRPEVHEIVPSRIADSGRQLVHARFGLETFVLPPEDSASPEAR
- a CDS encoding prepilin-type N-terminal cleavage/methylation domain-containing protein yields the protein MKTTGFSLIEVLLAIVVTSVGILGAAAVVLGIGSQALRAGWATEHTLAGRNAVESLVRAGHAAATSHASTVDVGGRRFDVSHDVTHPSPRLKHARVTVSLPPAPMAEFEVVLARLRPLPAAP
- a CDS encoding prepilin-type N-terminal cleavage/methylation domain-containing protein, which encodes MRRTTRSGAEGFTLIELLIVVVIIGILAAIAIPQFTSTKEKAFDAAAQSDIRNMMTAEEAHFFTSQAYAAVSVAAGGGADLDGDGTRDFQASTNIALTVTAYTDGYKITAKHASSPNTWCVNSSSGNADEAVGQIVEGTDC
- a CDS encoding prepilin-type N-terminal cleavage/methylation domain-containing protein, whose protein sequence is MQHGGTGRSGFSLVEVAVALAIAGLAATFIVSRQPLDRFSLTRAARVAESQLTLARLHAVATHAPTTVTLTGTRLEVSVSGGSLLSRVDLGGRALGRIDSVRLRPSTLRFNARGHGSPGNVYLYRGERGIRLVSNFVGRVRAEPLQH
- a CDS encoding type IV pilus twitching motility protein PilT, yielding MDARLVELLSEMVERGASDLHLTAGERPKLRIDGNLTNSRAEGALDPEDTEALGRSMLSEEQRERFAGESDFDFGFAIPGLSRFRANLFRQRGSVACAIRRVPVEIPSLRQLGVPSIIGRLADKPRGLVLVTGPTGSGKSTTLAAMVDRINAARAGHIVTIEDPIEFVHSHKRCIVNQREIGQDTPDFASALRYALRQDPDVILIGELRDPETIQAALTVAETGHLALGTLHTRSAAESIHRIIDAFPSHRQEQVRAQFAHVFEGVITQTLLRRAQGGGRVVACEILVATPAVRALIREAKVHQIHSAMQAARRFGMRTLNDALHRLYVRRQVDFEECLRITSDPAEFRRMARTSAPDGSAR
- a CDS encoding type II secretion system F family protein: MKTRDLVLFTRQFSVMISAGLPLTRTLETLALQAENSALRQVARDTLRDVEAGNTLAGALGRHPRIFAQLYVNMVHAGESGSRLDGILERLATFLEKSEQIRRKVRGAMLYPAVVLAVAIAVVATLLLFVIPTFETVFASFNATLPLPTRVVIGLSGIVQSWWWALLAAAGGAALILRRWVATDAGRLHVDRMLLQLPVLGPLIRKAAVSRVTRTLGTLLSSGVPILEGLEITARTAGNRVIEDAIQASRVAIRRGDSIARPLRETRAFPPMVARMIHVGEETGDLDGMLSRIADFYDDEVDAGAESLLRILEPVLIVILGGLVGGMIIAMYLPIFELINAIQ
- the pilM gene encoding type IV pilus assembly protein PilM produces the protein MKGFGLRRRKATVGVDIGSGFNKAAVIEHREHRPRLTALATAPNEPAAVRGGTIREPERVADTLSSMFRRARIKPRDVVIGIGGRDVLSKVIEIDRMDEAEARAVMPWEAEQHVPFDMKNVELDFAIIDPHGDGSTMTVLLAAAKRDVVEARVALLRRADLNPTAVDVEALALRNAFEANYPGAMKDVTVLVDIGDHSTAIHLLRNGLPLLTRELAIGTPAADELDECALRIARGIDRAGAFVETGPGIARAYLCGGGATASGLVEILAETTGVETRLASAFERIEVAPDVADRTDLDSVAPLLMLSVGLALRPPVRGG